atggtgtcatgcaccatcttccttttaaagtgtccagtcactcaatcatgacagattgatcgccagccttgtcctcatcaacacccacacctgtgttaatgtgtgtgacacctgtgtgtcattgaaatgatgttagctggtccttttgtggcagggctgaaatgcagtggaaatgtgtttttggtgataaagttcattttcaaggcaaagagggactttgcaattaattgcagttgagctgatcactcctcataacattctggagtatatgcaaattaccattataaaaactgaaacagcagactttgtgaaaattaatagttgtgtcattctcaaaacttttggccatgactgtacatgacACAAAAAAGATTAGAGAAAGAAAGTCCCAAGGGAGTAAGCCCCCCCTCATGGGGTGCACATAGTCTGATTGACAATGGGACAGCTGTTATGTATGCCCAAAAACAGATAGGGTTGGCAGAGGAGAGCCCAGTTTTATGTGTTCTACAAAGCCTTCTTAGTAACAGAACACAGCTAGAAATGAGTGAGTGCAGAAAAGCATCAGCATGAAGTTTACAATTCATAAATGGTTCAAAAATGACTTCAGGGTTTCTTCAATTTATAAATGTAGCAGACCCCAATAAATCTACAAACCTTCATTGGTTGAATCAtttctttctgcacatttaacaGCAGAAGACaccatttttaaaacacttttcagaGTGAGCACATCATTTTCCTTAAGGACACACTTTTCTAATTTACTGTAAATTTtaactgtgaaactgagactcaactcTGCAGCCTCACACAGATAAAACAAACATCTCACCATCGTGCAGCCTTTTTGCCTCTTTCTGCAGAGCAAGGCCGGACGCGTAGGACTCTATGCACCCTCTGCTGCCACATGGACAGTCAGGGCCGTCCATCGATACCATGATGTGACCCAGCTCTGCAGCACAGAAGGTACTGCCATGGACCAGCTCGTTCTGGTGGATAATCCCTCCTCCAACACctgcatgcacagacacaaGATATTACCTTTCTATTATCCTCAGAGCTGTTAGGTAACTGGTTAATAAGTCGATTAAAGAAGTCAGTACActctatttgtttgtttcttaagcATGAGAGTGGGATCAGGATTACTGTCACACAGCTGAATAAATATCTTGGAAGGTCCACATACTGGATGTCACAGGAACACAAATATCTTAGAATTGACAAGGTGTCATAATGCAGCTTGCTGTTTCTCTTAGGTTGACAGACGATAGAAAGGCTCTCACACTGAAGTGAAGGCTGGTGAtgaacttttctttcacagcaGCATCTCTCACCAAACACTCAATGACTTCAAACTGAAGTTCTCACCTGTTCCTGTTATGATGGTGACAAAGTCCTGCACTCCCTTCCCGTGACCAAACTTCCTCTCAGCCAGAGCGGCACAGTTGCCGTCATTGTCCACCCAGACGGGAAGGTGCAGGGCGTCAGAGATGGGTGTTCTCAGGTCCACAGAGGACCACTCCTGGATCAGCTCTGTGGAATGAAGGACCACACCTTCCTGCGGGTTCACACGTCCGCCTGTGGACACTCCTGAGAAGTCGAAGGTGGAGCTTTTAGATCAAAGTCTGTGGATTTATGAAAGTGCGACTGGAAGTGTGTTGATTCTTACCGATGCCCAGCAACCTGCAGTTGAGGCCCACGGCGTCCCGCCTGGCATCCTCACATATTTTTAATAAGAGCTGCATCCTGTCCTCATAAGTCTTTGGATTGGGCTGGAAGTACTTCTTTATGATCTTACCCTGaacagaaaaggagggagcGAGAGGTGGAGAGGACGGAGAGGTAgcaggggaaagagagagaggagaaaaagggagccatattactgctgtcgagctattatgaggtaaagaggtgggctttgagcctcctagcagacagctacagtgttcccacctgtcaatcaagtcagctgtgcctctcattggaagactggtaatctcaatatctttgaaattgctgcgttataaaaaaatgagCCCTTTCTGCATTTTGAAGGATTGATTGATGTAAATTAAATCCTTACCAACACTTAAACCTAAGAAAACACACGTAGAATCAAAAAGAGATACAGTGTATGCAGTTTACCCTCTGGCAGATGATAGCCACTCTGAGGTTGGACCCTCCCAGGTCGACAGCCAGAGCCGCCTGTGTCTCCAGGATGTGGTCGATGTCCTGGGAGTTGGAGTCTTTCACAGGAGGGAAGCAGAAAGACTTCTGGAGGGACTCATCCAGGTCAATGGTACGCAGAAACTTGAGAATACGAGGCACTGCGTTACCATCTCCGTAGATTTTAGAGCTGATgggaaacagaaaaatacaccTGTGTTCATATCATTCATAAAACGGAGACATTGAATCAGGTTATACTAAAAGAGTTGTGTCATCTAAAGTCTTTTCTGCTCTGCTGGGAAAATCAGGAGAAACTACACTGTGACAACCAGAGGAGACAAACCTCTGCAGCCCACCTCAACGCACCCGTCAGAAAGGAGCGGGCGAGTAGACTGCATTTAAGACTGACttcatatatacagtatttaccAGATGAGGCCGTCTACCTTgagatttcacctgctgttacTCCTCTAGATATAAATATGCATTATTTGCTTCTATTGTTGTTGAAATTCtttgaaaaacaataaaagtaaaCATGAGAGGatagagacacacaaacagacacagcacTCGGTCATACCAGGGGTATCTCTTTCCAAACTGCAGCTCCAGGGCGTGAAAGACCTTATTCTGAGAGTCCGCATCCCTGACATGGAGAACGTTTTCACCTGacaaagaagtagaagaagaagttagGATGAACAACCTGGATGGACTGATTCAACAGAGGAATGTTCTCTGTGTATGGTTTATTGTTATCATGTAATCTGTGGATCAACATGCATGGAGCATGAAAGGGGCACATGGTAAGGTTTCAGCACCATCTATGGGTCACATGCTGAGTCTTTAATGTCTGATATGATGTAACCAACAGCTTGTGATTCAGACTcattagatcaggggttcccaaacttttcagccctggacccccaaaataaaggtgccaaagacttaggacccccactgtccctcaaagtgatttaatgtgtcttcatttagctgctctgcagaaaatgaccctacctatatgagcatgtgtctgtgtttcctgtgctgttatgaatgaacctgctgctactgatgcttttgataatgaactgttcactaaccctaaacttaggagtcacctGGGTGTGTTTCATATGACTTTATGCATTTAGAAACATTATGAAAGACTTCCTGGGTGATTTGGATCAGTGATTTCTTTTTACTTCTTATGAAAGCAATGATAACTTGcaaagtgtgttttgagtacACACTTAGCAAAACTCAAACAAGCTTTTTATCCTgatctgtgaggaactttttgacTGAGCTCCTCCTGATCTAGCAGAGGGAGAATCAGGAACATGGCAGCTGGAGGGAGTAGCAATCCTTCTGTTATCTGTTTGGTCTTCCTACCTGTTTCTCTGCCAGTCTGTCGTGAGCCCAGGTTTATGACAGGTGTGCCAAAGGCCCCGGCCTCTCGTACTCCACAGCTGCTGTTTCCAATCATGCATCCGGCGTGACACACCAGCTGGATGAACTGCTCGAAGGGAATGTGCTTCACTGCCCGAAAGTTAGGGTGCTGCTCGATGCCCTTCTTTCGCATCACACGCACCATCTCTTTACTCCCTGTTTACACAGACGGACAAATATGTGTTCATTAATTCAATCAGTAAAATGCAAGTTAAGAGAAATGAAGTGAGGAACCAGTCACTGGAACTCACCAGCATCGATGTTGGGGAAGAGAATGAGGGTCTTTTTGTTGAAGGAGATCAGAGCGTCCAGCATCAGACCATAGATCTTGATGGAGTGCTGGATGTCGGTGGTAACCGGGTGCTGCAAAGCCACAATGTAGTCATGGTCCTGCACTTTGTCACCTGCAACATGAATGAATAACCCaccatcaaaacacacacagctctaaaaTCTCACATCATATAATCGTCCCACGGCTGTGTCCCCACGTACCCAGCCAGCTCCTGATCACATCCATGTAGTCGTCTCTTCGGTGAGTGGACAGCAGCTTGTCATACGAGGGGCAGCCGGCCAGCAGGATGCGAGCGTGGTCCTCACACATGGCGATGAGGTGCTGCTCTGCCATGCGTGTGCAGCACGCGTGATAATGGGCCAGTTTACTAATGGAATGACGGATTGAGTCATCAATCGTACCACTCACCTGGGAAAGATGCGAAGGAGACAGAGATCTTAAATGTTACCTATCATTATTAACATGAACCTCAAAGTTCTTGCACACAAGGATCAGATTATATGCAATTTATATTTTGGATGTAAAATCTCTTGGATTTGTGATCCCTGCCTCcacacctctcctccttccaGGTGAAGTATTCTAATGTTCATCAGCGCTGCAGCGGTGGCTAGAGCCAGCGCGTCGAAGCGGTCACCATGCACGATCAGGATGTCAGGGCGCAGCCTCTGAAGGACATCAGGGAGCTTCACCAGAGCCAGACCAACGCTCTCCACCATGGCTGCCTCGTCCTCTCCTCTCACAATGGTGTGAAGCTTGGATTTGATGTCAAAGTCATCCTGCTCAATCATACGAAAAGTGTTTCTGGAGAGTGGAGAGAAAGCAAGGTCATGTAGAGGAAGAGTTTAAAAGATGGAGTTTAGCTCAACGTGCATTAAAGACGGAAGCTGTAGAGGAGCTGATCTTACCCGTAATCATCGATGAGATGAGAGCCGAGCACCACCACGTCCAGGTCAAACTCATCAGGGTGGGATTTGAGCCCGAACATGATGGGGGCCAACTTGGAGTAGTCCGCTCTGTTGCATGTCGCCACACACACCTTTAACTTTCTCTGACActtcaccacagacacacagaaacatagacacatagacagacacagacacagacacacacacagacacacacacaccattaacTGATTAGATCCAGTTTTGTTGGCTTGACATAAacactcctccctcctctgctgaAAGATGGCCACCTCTACACCGCCCTGTTCTCTAACCACATCCTGTATATGATGATTTATTTGATGTCATCACACACCTGATTCTGCTCATCCAtgttcttcctctccatcttgTCTCTGCTTTTTTGCGTTCTCAGATAGTACAGCTCctggaaaacaaaagaagacgTGAGGTCCGATCAGGTTTTTCGTTCAGCCTCATGTTATACCTTAAATGTCCAAACAAACCCACCCACAGGTCATACTCACTTGGGCCTTCCAAATATTCAGATGCTGttgcatgaaaacacaacagagctACGCTAAAAACGTTTTGCATTGACATTCAACAACACATGCTAACTTAAGATATGGTGAGAACATGCTGCAGCGCTTTGCATGGCAAGGCAAAGGTCACATGCACACCTGGTACACTCTGTTCACatgacagaggaagaggactCTTAGTGGAGGATAAGTAACTCTACAGCTGAGACTGAAGTCACCAAATCAGCTACGATGGTGTTCGGGTAAAAACGTGAGGGTTCACATCTCTGATTCTTCTCCATCCTCCATTTGTCTCTCCATTTGTGTTGACGCGTGTTCAAAAGCTTACTAGTGTTTCTTTCCTGTAGCTGCTGAAGTttgaaactagggatgggcaatgatttctgaatattcaaatatttgttcattttgtaaaaatctaaaagttactttgaatttttttttattttaaaagttaaatttttcatcattcttaccggtgcctggttgtaatacggtattccttccagacggtggctacagagcgtctcaaagctgtttgctaaccgcattagtaaacagaagaagaagaagaatgctaactgcattaaacacaagtACTGCttagtaggtactgcctactgcatactgcgtttgaatatagtctgtagtatgactgttctgttggatctggtctgcaggatgctgggccagacgtgactgtgtttcctgtttcagaaagcggaagtaaacaacgaccaagctgacaGAGAACCTGCTTCtctagcatcacttatgatttcaaaagttaagaagtggtttatatgagATTTAATAGTTTTCagagcacctaaaaactgagtgcctccatcaaataataagaagaaagaaaaagcagaatgagcgctgtgcattctGGGAAACTACTGGTccgatcaagcggcaacctctggtctgaaaacatgagtccaatgcggaagtgctaaaacctgcagttcatcgaggatccgcttgaggctggctctgggagtaccagaaaccacatgttGTGGAGTTGTCAaaatcttatatatatatatatatatatatatatatatatatatatatatatatatatatatatatatatacatatatatatatacatatatatatatgatatgtacgtaagaatgtttaactcttgtattcttccagtctaagtgtctttacatctttacagcagaaataaacatgtttacagtctggttcaaaagacaagtgtagtctggatagctcagttctcgatcgacacacactgtacgggggggggggggaatctttcataacactgcaattttgaagatattgagattaagagtcttccaatgagaggcacagctgacttgattgacaggcaggatcactgtagctgttggctaggaggctcaaagcccgcctctttatgtcacactggctcgacagcagcaatatggctgccgccgctgattggcctcaaagcagcgcttcagaagtagatggatgacgtcacggagacaACGTCCATTATcgatacagtctatgactattacacacgtatttccagagactgagaatggctgtaaaatgtaaacgcACACGCCAAGCCGCGTCAcgaaaacactgacataaagatggagacagacgctgtcagtgccactactagcagcacctcctcctcctgctgctgcttaacctgactgccacacaaacggctGTTAATGGGACTGTTAGAATGACCCTTTAGTGGCTGGATGATACAGCAGGCATGATGAACAAAATCACAGGCGGTGGTTCAGGTGTACCACAAACTGGTTTATTACACAAACAGCCACAGCGACATCAGACACCAACCAACAACGAACACAGACAGATTATGACTGGAACCTTTTATACTGTGGCACTAATTGGCCTCCTGGACCAAACCATCTGGAGGTGTtcacaaattatttattctgctctccATTAACTTAGACACCTTCCCCTGTTCCTGACTTTATGTCACcaattttaacaacattttagaattcccacatttcctaaaatacatctaaaacatgCCATTTAATTGATTCCCTTCCCCCCTGACCAATTTGTGCTCTGGTCCCACCCCGGAACCTTTATCTGGGTGTCCATTCCTTGGGGAATCTTTTAACCGGAACACCCTGGAGCGGACACAgaagggctgtttccgaaacggcctgctacatactacttactaatgtagtaggcagtaggtattgcctactacatactgcatttgaatttagtatgtagtatgactgttctgttcgatctgtcatgcagcatgctgagccagacttcgctggatttccggtttcggaaagcggaagtaaacaacggcgaagccgataaataaaaagcttatttagcatccatttatgatttaaaaagttaggaagtggtttatatgtaatttgataactttcacagcacccaaaaacggatttcctcccgtcaaaaaatgaggaaaaagaaaaagcagaacgagcgctgtgcattatgggaaacagtacgcgaggaagactggcccgatgcatactgagatattttcccgaatcagtagacatccggggagttttggcatactgcagattttgctcttgttcacatactacttactacatactgaattttggacatatcagtatgtactgctagtatagtaggcgatttcggaaacagccaacaGCAACCACAGGTAATCCTTGATGCTAGGAGACAGCTAGGGGCGCTGCAGCGCGTGTGCGACCCAGCAGTCCTCCTGTCCTGGTACTTCActcttatttattgtttttattgttcttgaTTTACTGAAGCTGaggtaagtcaaacaaacaatttcGACATATTCGCACTACTGCCCTGGCACACTTTaacgttaaaggtgacatatcatgcaaaattaatttaatggttctctacctgaaatatgtgtccctggcatgtctacaaaccccccgaaaatgaaaagaatccattctgcccctgttctgatttctccacctttctgtaaatgtgtgctgaaacgagccgtttcagttttcagtgtttttgttacgtaacaacaatatccggtctgtaacggagtcagagctcggagcttgttcagcccatagactgtataaaatacaactcaacccctcctccgtttttcattccctgcacacatgtgtgctaacaaggagcttaggagggaggcatgctagttgtaggctgtcttaataaacaaaaaggtcggttttactccccacgtctgcagatttgaagatctagtggatgatttttatttttcatggataagtgctagcgctagttagcatagccacatagctacatgttcgtagctgtgtaccaagacacacgtcaacatactgacaaataaaacaacaagaaacactaaatctgtgaccaatccttcagaaaggtcctgctgcaggcgcctctctgtcaggatcagattctggatcagattcagagggttgaagtaacgcgggtctgtgagcagccgtgtatattcagccaacatgtaaacattagatcaacgtgctggagagccgaggcacatccacttcctgagggggcgtggtcagagagaaaacagagtgttctgagcaggactgaagaatagggcttttcaggcagaccaaaatctgatttcaaagtgtttttttgagcataaactttaaagacatgttttggggacctcttagaccaatatatattgatgaaaaaagcgtgatatgtcacctttaatacaacCACCCACATATTCATATTCACTGCACACATGATTACTTCTTGCTGACGTTAAACATCGTATCGCCGAGCCTtctaactctcctctcttctccaggtGGAGCAGCGCCCCCACGCCGGCAACCCCCGGACAACCACACCTCAACCACGCACTACGGTTTGCCTAACTCCGGCTTAATtccttaatcaataaataacaataacaacaacaaatgtgcaaatacgcaatgtgcaaatgtactgtgcaaagatcgctaataaagtgcaaagtgccatcaatactgtgtgttgtttattaaagtGCAATGAGCCC
The Notolabrus celidotus isolate fNotCel1 chromosome 7, fNotCel1.pri, whole genome shotgun sequence DNA segment above includes these coding regions:
- the LOC117815671 gene encoding bifunctional UDP-N-acetylglucosamine 2-epimerase/N-acetylmannosamine kinase-like isoform X2; this translates as MERKNMDEQNQCQRKLKVCVATCNRADYSKLAPIMFGLKSHPDEFDLDVVVLGSHLIDDYGNTFRMIEQDDFDIKSKLHTIVRGEDEAAMVESVGLALVKLPDVLQRLRPDILIVHGDRFDALALATAAALMNIRILHLEGGEVSGTIDDSIRHSISKLAHYHACCTRMAEQHLIAMCEDHARILLAGCPSYDKLLSTHRRDDYMDVIRSWLGDKVQDHDYIVALQHPVTTDIQHSIKIYGLMLDALISFNKKTLILFPNIDAGSKEMVRVMRKKGIEQHPNFRAVKHIPFEQFIQLVCHAGCMIGNSSCGVREAGAFGTPVINLGSRQTGRETGENVLHVRDADSQNKVFHALELQFGKRYPCSKIYGDGNAVPRILKFLRTIDLDESLQKSFCFPPVKDSNSQDIDHILETQAALAVDLGGSNLRVAIICQRGKIIKKYFQPNPKTYEDRMQLLLKICEDARRDAVGLNCRLLGIGVSTGGRVNPQEGVVLHSTELIQEWSSVDLRTPISDALHLPVWVDNDGNCAALAERKFGHGKGVQDFVTIITGTGVGGGIIHQNELVHGSTFCAAELGHIMVSMDGPDCPCGSRGCIESYASGLALQKEAKRLHDEELLKVEGMDMKMAEPITAAHLISAAKLGNPRAEAVLNKASTALGVGIVNILHMLNPSLVILSGVLASYYQAPVQNVISEKALMSAQNIKVLVSQLEEPALLGAASMVLDYATRRTY
- the LOC117815671 gene encoding bifunctional UDP-N-acetylglucosamine 2-epimerase/N-acetylmannosamine kinase-like isoform X1 codes for the protein MEKHPGSLLINPHELYYLRTQKSRDKMERKNMDEQNQCQRKLKVCVATCNRADYSKLAPIMFGLKSHPDEFDLDVVVLGSHLIDDYGNTFRMIEQDDFDIKSKLHTIVRGEDEAAMVESVGLALVKLPDVLQRLRPDILIVHGDRFDALALATAAALMNIRILHLEGGEVSGTIDDSIRHSISKLAHYHACCTRMAEQHLIAMCEDHARILLAGCPSYDKLLSTHRRDDYMDVIRSWLGDKVQDHDYIVALQHPVTTDIQHSIKIYGLMLDALISFNKKTLILFPNIDAGSKEMVRVMRKKGIEQHPNFRAVKHIPFEQFIQLVCHAGCMIGNSSCGVREAGAFGTPVINLGSRQTGRETGENVLHVRDADSQNKVFHALELQFGKRYPCSKIYGDGNAVPRILKFLRTIDLDESLQKSFCFPPVKDSNSQDIDHILETQAALAVDLGGSNLRVAIICQRGKIIKKYFQPNPKTYEDRMQLLLKICEDARRDAVGLNCRLLGIGVSTGGRVNPQEGVVLHSTELIQEWSSVDLRTPISDALHLPVWVDNDGNCAALAERKFGHGKGVQDFVTIITGTGVGGGIIHQNELVHGSTFCAAELGHIMVSMDGPDCPCGSRGCIESYASGLALQKEAKRLHDEELLKVEGMDMKMAEPITAAHLISAAKLGNPRAEAVLNKASTALGVGIVNILHMLNPSLVILSGVLASYYQAPVQNVISEKALMSAQNIKVLVSQLEEPALLGAASMVLDYATRRTY